In Candidatus Methylomirabilis limnetica, the following proteins share a genomic window:
- a CDS encoding 1,2-dihydroxy-3-keto-5-methylthiopentene dioxygenase — MTAIRLHPDNRRIDAPAEMASFLDDEGLVYRNWDVSKLRGELRDNYALTEAEKAEILATFEGDLETLKAEGGYVTADIVVLWEKTPDLETLLDKFRREHHHTEDEVRFVIDGHGIFTIRGRSGCYFDVRVDPGDLITVPAGTRHWFTLAEDRQIKCIRLFQDPAGWAAIY; from the coding sequence ATGACGGCGATCAGGCTGCACCCCGATAACCGGCGCATCGACGCCCCGGCGGAGATGGCGAGCTTTCTCGACGACGAGGGCCTCGTCTACCGCAACTGGGATGTGTCGAAGCTGCGAGGTGAATTGCGGGACAACTACGCCCTGACCGAGGCCGAAAAGGCGGAGATCCTGGCGACGTTTGAGGGCGACCTGGAGACGCTCAAGGCTGAAGGGGGGTATGTTACAGCCGACATCGTCGTCCTCTGGGAAAAGACCCCCGACCTGGAGACGTTGCTCGACAAGTTCAGACGGGAGCATCACCACACTGAGGACGAGGTGCGGTTCGTGATCGACGGCCACGGCATCTTCACGATCCGCGGGCGGAGTGGCTGCTACTTCGACGTAAGGGTAGACCCAGGCGATCTGATCACCGTGCCTGCGGGTACCCGTCACTGGTTTACTCTGGCCGAGGATCGGCAGATCAAGTGCATTCGCCTCTTCCAGGACCCTGCCGGTTGGGCGGCCATTTACTGA
- a CDS encoding MtnX-like HAD-IB family phosphatase — protein sequence MSRQVVIFCDFDGTAAEQEVIVSLFKAFGQPGWEAVRDAVISETLSVREGVGRLFAQIPSHRVPEMVAYARRNATLRSGFREFIEYCRVQGHRFLLTSGGIDFYIYPLMEELLPRDQIYCNESDCSGPTVRILWPHGCDEHCLADCGMCKPSIMRRFPSEQYRRVVVGDGITDLPAARLADMVVARDLLSVKCRQAGIPYEPFETFYDVMTVLDRVEAEVCG from the coding sequence ATGAGCAGACAGGTGGTCATCTTCTGCGACTTCGATGGGACAGCCGCCGAGCAGGAGGTCATCGTGTCCCTCTTTAAAGCCTTTGGCCAGCCAGGATGGGAGGCGGTGCGTGACGCGGTGATCAGTGAGACGTTGAGTGTACGTGAGGGGGTTGGTCGCCTCTTTGCCCAGATCCCTTCGCACCGCGTCCCAGAGATGGTGGCGTATGCTCGGCGGAACGCCACGCTACGATCAGGATTTCGGGAGTTTATAGAGTACTGCCGGGTCCAGGGCCACCGATTTTTGCTGACCAGCGGAGGGATCGATTTCTACATCTACCCCCTCATGGAGGAGCTCCTGCCACGGGACCAGATCTACTGTAACGAGAGCGACTGCAGTGGCCCAACGGTGCGCATCCTCTGGCCCCACGGGTGCGACGAGCACTGTCTGGCCGACTGCGGGATGTGCAAGCCCAGCATCATGCGCCGCTTTCCATCGGAGCAGTATCGCAGGGTGGTGGTGGGAGACGGGATCACGGACCTGCCCGCGGCCAGGTTGGCCGACATGGTAGTGGCCCGCGATCTGTTGTCCGTCAAGTGCCGGCAGGCCGGGATTCCCTATGAGCCCTTTGAGACCTTCTATGATGTCATGACGGTACTCGACCGTGTGGAGGCGGAGGTGTGCGGATGA
- the mtnB gene encoding methylthioribulose 1-phosphate dehydratase: MTMARLATERALTALVEITASFSRRGWFPATSGNLSARVSAPGDPLLLVVSASGRDKEAMTAADFLLVDGSLQPVGPGVQPVVSNVEPRPSSETVVHARIYEATGCGCVLHVHTVWNNLIAELFSSQGEVVLRDLEMIKGLDIWEEGTEVRVPIVENLFKLPVLAEAVVERTTDPRVPGILIRHHGLYAWGTNPFEAKRHVEAFEFMFEYLLRRWTVGAGLVPAQKGDHKDRPYELAEAGQGGIVGGEA; encoded by the coding sequence ATGACAATGGCGCGCCTAGCCACAGAGCGGGCTCTGACAGCTCTGGTTGAGATTACGGCCAGCTTCTCCCGGAGGGGCTGGTTCCCCGCGACCAGCGGCAACCTCTCGGCTCGGGTCAGCGCCCCGGGCGATCCACTCTTGCTGGTCGTCTCCGCCAGCGGTCGGGACAAAGAGGCGATGACGGCGGCCGACTTCCTCCTGGTGGACGGATCGCTTCAACCAGTGGGGCCCGGAGTTCAGCCTGTGGTGAGCAACGTCGAACCACGCCCGTCGTCTGAGACGGTGGTTCACGCCCGCATCTACGAGGCCACCGGGTGCGGCTGCGTCTTACACGTGCATACGGTGTGGAACAACCTGATCGCGGAACTGTTCTCCTCCCAGGGTGAGGTTGTGCTCCGGGATCTTGAGATGATCAAGGGGCTCGACATCTGGGAGGAGGGGACAGAGGTCCGGGTTCCTATTGTGGAGAATCTTTTTAAGCTACCCGTTCTGGCAGAGGCCGTGGTGGAGCGGACTACAGACCCGAGGGTGCCAGGTATCCTGATCCGGCATCATGGACTGTACGCCTGGGGTACGAACCCGTTCGAGGCCAAGCGGCACGTGGAAGCCTTCGAGTTTATGTTTGAATACCTGCTCCGTCGGTGGACTGTAGGGGCAGGCCTTGTGCCTGCTCAGAAGGGCGACCACAAGGATCGCCCCTACGAGCTGGCCGAGGCAGGGCAAGGGGGCATCGTGGGAGGAGAAGCATGA